NNNNNNNNNNNNNNNNNNNNNNNNNNNNNNNNNNNNNNNNNNNNNNNNNNNNNNNNNNNNNNNNNNNNNNNNNNNNNNNNNNNNNNNNNNNNNNNNNNNNNNNNNNNNNNNNNNNNNNNNNNNNNNNNNNNNNNNNNNNNNNNNNNNNNNNNNNNNNNNNNNNNNNNNNNNNNNNNNNNNNNNNNNNNNNNNNNNNNNNNNNNNNNNNNNNNNNNNNNNNNNNNNNNNNNNNNNNNNNNNNNNNNNNNNNNNNNNNNNNNNNNNNNNNNNNNNNNNNNNNNNNNNNNNNNNNNNNNNNNNNNNNNNNNNNNNNNNNNNNNNNNNNNNNNNNNNNNNNNNNNNNNNNNNNNNNNNNNNNNNNNNNNNNNNNNNNNNNNNNNNNNNNNNNNNNNNNNNNNNNNNNNNNNNNNNNNNNNNNNNNNNNNNNNNNNNNNNNNNNNNNNNNNNNNNNNNNNNNNNNNNNNNNNNNNNNNNNNNNNNNNNNNNNNNNNNNNNNNNNNNNNNNNNNNNNNNNNNNNNNNNNNNNNNNNNNNNNNNNNNNNNNNNNNNNNNNNNNNNNNNNNNNNNNNNNNNNNNNNNNNNNNNNNNNNNNNNNNNNNNNNNNNNNNNNNNNNNNNNNNNNNNNNNNNNNNNNNNNNNNNNNNNNNNNNNNNNNNNNNNNNNNNNNNNNNNNNNNNNNNNNNNNNNNNNNNNNNNNNNNNNNNNNNNNNNNNNNNNNNNNNNNNNNNNNNNNNNNNNNNNNNNNNNNNNNNNNNNNNNNNNNNNNNNNNNNNNNNNNNNNNNNNNNNNNNNNNNNNNNNNNNNNNNNNNNNNNNNNNNNNNNNNNNNNNNNNNNNNNNNNNNNNNNNNNNNNNNNNNNNNNNNNNNNNNNNNNNNNNNNNNNNNNNNNNNNNNNNNNNNNNNNNNNNNNNNNNNNNNNNNNNNNNNNNNNNNNNNNNNNNNNNNNNNNNNNNNNNNNNNNNNNNNNNNNNNNNNNNNNNNNNNNNNNNNNNNNNNNNNNNNNNNNNNNNNNNNNNNNNNNNNNNNNNNNNNNNNNNNNNNNNNNNNNNNNNNNNNNNNNNNNNNNNNNNNNNNNNNNNNNNNNNNNNNNNNNNNNNNNNNNNNNNNNNNNNNNNNNNNNNNNNNNNNNNNNNNNNNNNNNNNNNNNNNNNNNNNNNNNNNNNNNNNNNNNNNNNNNNNNNNNNNNNNNNNNNNNNNNNNNNNNNNNNNNNNNNNNNNNNNNNNNNNNNNNNNNNNNNNNNNNNNNNNNNNNNNNNNNNNNNNNNNNNNNNNNNNNNNNNNNNNNNNNNNNNNNNNNNNNNNNNNNNNNNNNNNNNNNNNNNNNNNNNNNNNNNNNNNNNNNNNNNNNNNNNNNNNNNNNNNNNNNNNNNNNNNNNNNNNNNNNNNNNNNNNNNNNNNNNNNNNNNNNNNNNNNNNNNATATTAAATATACTAActttagtttttgtaatttgtttaacCTTAAGgcctttcaaaaattaaatttatatttcttttaagtgcTTTGAGTTAAAACTTAAGTATTCTAACAATAGCCTGTTTATTACAACCATTTAgagaaataatcttttaaaatttctattatactaatttttaaacgaattaaatGATAGCACAAAATGTTTCTTCCTTTtaagagttttctttttaatgtctttttgtACTTccattatttttcgatttttcatcatttttaaaagttttgccgTTATATGGCATTAAAGCTCTTTAGCATCTACATTATACCGGTAAGGAAGACACTTTAGCgctaagtttagtttttttactttttttttattgctataataAGCAGCCTACAATGAACCAGGAGTATAATAGGTTTAGATatatgtttattgattttaaaacagaCTGTCAGAAGTAATATTTCCAGTTACTTGAAACGTTGAATTagctcaaatttttaatgatttatttattgcatcatTTTCTTGGTAATGCATGAAATTTTAgcgatgtaattttaaaaaaaaaatattactgtgcATATTTATGTCTGTAACAATTGTCTTTGGATACGTATAATTATGTttactgaaatttgaaattaaatgtgaCTCGCACACATACGTGATACTGGTcagtgagttttttttaaatttcagaataattaaaaaaaatattatttaaggaaCCTATTTCCGTATCattctttgaaaaagttttcttcgATGAAAATTCTAGTATTCATTATGTAAACACAGGTAATTTTTTACAAGTATTTATTGCAcaaataaaacgattttaagtaaaaaaataaccagaAAATATTGTACAGATAATTTCTGTTGAAAACTAAAAGTATTCTAGCGATGTTTGTTAATTTCCTTTACTTGATTGTTTTtccttactttaataaaaaatacttcgcATACTATAATGTTTTTCCCGATGTATGGCATTTCTGGAATGTTAATAAGCATTTCTATAAGGTATcttatattctttttcatatattttgccTAAATAAAACAAGACATTTTGTCAACAGTCCTTTATGAGTCAAGGGTTCATATGTGCTTTTATCCAGATAGGTTGcgcattttgtatattttttccgGAATAACGAATCATATTATGCAACTGTTTTCATTACAGACAATaagacatttaaatattaaattaaatttagtttttgttttatctatttGGGGAAGTTTCAAGTTCGTGGCAGAGGTTtcttttggataaaaaaataaacatttgatgCCAATACACAATTTTTCTCTCCACAGGCGATTATgagttttttaaggaaaataaaaatcgacCCAATTTACAGGTTAAACGAACAATGGAAAAGAAGTTATGCTCATCGTATACGGTGATTATTAGACATTATATTagtcattttaacaaatttttgcatAGGGGAAATTTAGGATAGATGGTCATggttttttctaaatcaaattgAAAGCATCACTTAGAATagatacaataattattttttctatatttcaattttttttaaatttattcaacctATTTTGACTAAATTTCAGTGATACATTGTAAACAAAATACGtcaaaagtagtttaaaatgaacttacAAGTGGCCATCTCTCTTTAATCTCGAGGACAGTTTGCCATTCAATACAGTAAAGAATAAGTAAagttaaaaagggaaaaataacaCATCTCATACAATTAAGTAtgattaacttataaaaaattgtaagggATGATTTCAATCATGGAAAATAAGTGAAAAGAATCCATTAAGCAAAATGTAATATCTAGTTTTAATCCTTGACTTTCGTTTTATTctgtaagtattttaatatttctaaacttttgactacatttttcaaagaattataGAGCCACTGTAAGAGCTTTACACATATTGTccaattttcctttttagttgAGATATTGCTCTAAAGAGTTAACGCAGTAATCTTCATCGTAGCATTCTCAATTCATAAACATGTTACACTGCTTCTTGTGCAACTTCATCTGTTGCCACTTATTATACAATATGGTCTTAATCCAATTCAGAGTTAGTAGAAAAGGATACATAATTTCAATCGTTTAGATTCATAAGCATGTTAAATTGTTTCTTGTGCAGCCTGCCATAAAATATGGGAGAAATTTACGCTTTTTTAAtcgtttctttatttaatgcatGATTTAGCtgaatgattaatatttaatttttactaatgcTGGAAacgcattatttaaaattaaatgttcagCAAGgtttaacttcaaatttaaaatatattaaggaaTTTCTATTTCATCACCATAATCATGCATTATTTTGAATCGATtgctttaagtttttaatgacATAAACATCATATAAACTCTTTGCCATAAAAACTATCACACCAAAAAAGAGTTACcagaatgaaacgaaattttactcATGCGAGTACGaagttaaaataagttataataatatcaataaatgatacttttgttttgattttttaatcacttatatTAACGTTGTACTTGTGTGAATGATGTTTCGTTTTATTCAGACAATTCTTTCGatgtatgttaaatttaatgacaataaGTGTTTAAACAcgtaaaaatagaatatatatcattttatttttaacagatatCGCATTAAACATTGAAGTTGGAATACTATGTATCGTTAGATATAAGTTGAgtatacgaaaaaaatattgaaaataaaagatcaagttattattaattactatttacaCGGAGGAATAGCTTAATGACTTCATAAAAACTTTTGTCATTATATGCTATTAAGTGAAAAACTTAACGTATTCATTCGTTCAACGATCGTTGCGTAGctaatgatgtttttaaaagcatgtttttttcctactttacCAATAATACGTTTGCCATTAAAATACCATTTCTGTTTAGCGTGACATGTACAGAACATTTGCATAGAAATTTAAGGCCATttcaaaggcatttttttttaaaaatagaatgtacattttaagtttagaatAACAGTAAgcgaaaagttgaaaaattataaattgaaatactaAATCTATTATAAGAACTGTCAACAAACTGTCCATTCTTAAAAGTATAGATTCAAggttaatttcttttctttcctctAGTAATAACGGTGGGTACTGAACTTTCGCTTTTAGCcagaagtgttgctcatttatcatTACTCGGTGGACACCTGAGAACCAAGTTCAGGAAGTCGACCAACATTACCAATTCCCCACAGCCTCTGACTCTCGTTCTTAGGGTGGGCCTCATTCACACATCTCACAATTGGGAACAGCACCCAGAGAAACATCCATTCGTGCCCTGAGTGGGACTCGAACCATCACCTCCTAGAACTAAAAAGCTTCCACACGGGTTTGACAGCTTCCTCGGATTTTGAAGAGAGTAGTCCACTCAGACTATCTGTAAAGTGAACCGTTCTGCGCGCATTCAGCCATCTTAGTTGACAAACGCATGAGATGAGCTTGAACAACGACGTTTAGAAGAACGATATACtacacatttttttcccttcaattgCCATATTGTGTGTCCTCCAACTAAGTGTGTCCTCTTGGCACATGTTTACCTGATTGTCAGTCTGAAACTACAACGATGCCTTTTAGTTGTTCTGCTTTTAATTGCTGTGGTAACTATGATAAAGGTCCAAAAGTATCTGTCTTCAAATTTAGATAAAACAGATATGAGACGCAGCGAATTTTACGAGAAGATTTTACCCTGACTGCAAATTCAAGAGtaagttatatatttctttattcattatttctggattttattaatgattaacaaacaaaaaagttaatttaatgcaatatttaaagttgaatttaaaaatagttttattgtaaTAGTTCAGTTTCATTgttaagaaagataattttttatttactgttttaaactCACGCCAAGTGTATTCTTATTAATATAcagtattattaataatcaaaggAATTATATTAGGAATTCCTTCATTTTATGTTCTcaatatgtacaaaaaaaacactcttttaccgttttataaaatttttttatcttgtgaGTTAACAGCCTGCATCAAGTCGTAAgtgattaaaagtaatttttttaaaaagaattaaaagtgtaaatttaGATTGGagaacttaattataaaatagaaacagttaattatttaaaaacaataatttgaaactaaGTTTTTATGGAATggtatttaatgtaaattattttgaagatataataatttataatagtacACATTGTGCAGctgacattttataatattaataaaatataccctataaataaatattacattttagtgATTAAACGACTTTTATGTCACTTAGCTTTTGTTAAtcgcatttttttcttgtagattTGTGAGCTTCCCTTCCGGAAGGAGGATATCATTAGAGAGAGCgagttttttgattaaaaaactagACTGATTCATAAATTTCCACTAAATATTCCGAAATTAAAACCCGATGCTGTGCCACCTTCTATTCTTGGTGTACTCCAATACTTGAGGCTAAGTTCATCAAATGCAAGAATGTCTCCAGAAAGTAAAAAGATGCGAATGGAAATAGCATCAATTAATAAAGCGGTGGCTGACAGTTCAAAAACTAAATACTTCTATGATGAAGCAagacactttttaaatttgaaagaactTTCTATGTATCTCAGAAAGTGAGGAACTATCCCATTTCGAACTttagttgaaaaagaaaatgttttaattttattgaacatttctgaaaattgtCCAGAGACTCTATGTTCTGTATTCataaattcaagttttaaatgtaCTGCATACAAACATGTGCCCATTACAAAATTCAGTAAGTTCCTTTTCCCTGATTTCATAAAAGATGTTAATGCTTTGatgaaactattaaaagaaattgaatgtcTTATAAATTGTAATGTTAACGAAAATTATGATGTTAAAAACATATTGGAGGTTTTAACTACCTTACTTGTAAAGCTGAAAAGTTCTAAAGTCTGTGaaagtaaaatgattaattttattctagagCAAATAACGTGcctaaatgtttctaaaaataacctCCGATATTCTTCTGACCTTATAATTTTCTGTACCCTTTTAAATTCCATATCTCCACATTGCTATAAAGAAACTCTCGAAATTTAATTCTCCCCCACCCTGAAACTTTAAATAGAGTATGTTCCTCAATAAATGTAAATCCAGGTAATgaacaaaatgataaatattttctctcgtatgttaaaaagaaatcacaatgtTTAATAGAATgaaagaattgtaattttaatatttgatgaaatacaTTTACAATCTCATTTTGATTATGTAGGTGGGGAAGTTACAGGTATGGCTTCCAATAAACCTGAAGCTGctagttattttttatggttGGAAGTTTGCTATCATCATTTAAAGATGTAGTCCAAATATTTCCTGTAAAAACTTTAACTGCTGAAGTTTTACACCAGTAtcttgtaaagataattattggTTTGGAAAGGATGCTTTTCAAAGTAATTGTGGTAGTTACTCATAATAACTCAATTAATAGGAAAGCTAcgtcttttttttcaaatccatCGGAACTGAAATATCTGCATAAACATCCCAGTGATCCAGAACGacctatttttttgttatagacaCTGCCCATTTAGTTAAATGTATACGTAACAAttgattaaatcaaaacaattgtGGTTGTTGTATGTATTATCCAAAATTTGATACTTTAGAACCTTTTGAGACTGCATGTTTTAATTCTCTGAAAGCCttataaaatttggaaagtaATGAATTAGTTAAATATGCATATGGTTAAGCAGTTAAGGCTTTAAAGCCTTCAAACCTTGAGCACCAAAGTATGAAActtgttttgcaaattttctgCCCTCCGGTGATTGAAGGATTGTTAGTATTAggggaaaagaataaaattcaaaattataatggcACATCagaatatatcaaaattatctataaatgGTGGTCGATCATAAACGTAAAAACTTCCAATAAAGGTATTCACCTTTAGAACCTTTTGAGACTGTCTGTTTTAATTCTCTGAATTCTGTCTAACTAAGACACTCTACTTGCGCTTTAATGGAACTTGCGGAATACTGTTTAGATcaactaaatttcaaatactttctTCGTGGAAAAATTCGAACTGATTTGCTGGAAAAGATTTGGTAAATATAGGCAACTCTCGGGATCACACTATAATATATCTGTCAggcaagtatttaaaaatgaacataaagTAAGGTTGGAAAGCATTTCAcccctttatttaaaatcacaagAATTTGGGgatcttaacatttttaatgatgatAAAGACTGAGAAAGTATTGATAGTTATACTAATTTGGAAATCAAAGTAACAGTAAATAATGATGAACTTATTGCTTGTAAAGACTTAATGCCTGTTTTAACATATATTACTGTCACAcgtttcaattaaaagaattaattgttGTGCTTGTAACGATGTAGTAGTGTCAGATGAATTACTTAATAGTAATGTTTCCAATGAGTGGATTGCTAAATTTGATAGGGGTGGTCTGAAATATCCAGAAGTTTTCTGTGTTGCAGCGTTTTGTTATGCTATTACTAAAAAACTGTTATCACCAGAGttggaaaaagaatttatgtttGTAGAAAATCACCGAAAATTTGCAACATCAATTATTATGGATTTTCTTGTCGACGAGGAAATTTTCTTAGGTTTTGAGACTTGTGAAAAGGAACATAGTGAAAGCTATATatctaaacatttaatttggGTATGCATTGatgtctttttaaataatttttgtaaaaagcaaAATGATAGGTTAGttcaaaagaaacttaaaaaacaaaatcgaaaacttaaaacataacaaaaataatccTAAAGGAAGACTAGACTTCTAGACAtcaatttgcatttattataatccaatttttatttttaaaatattttattttaataaatttttgttcactttttactaagaaaaatagtttttcattatCAATAGAAATTTCGTTTCGCATGTCCACAAACAAGTAGTTGAATTAGTACCacattagtaaaatattttccatcataaaattttatgggcATCTATTTTAATGGTTATTAGAGTTAATCGATCTTGATATCTATAACCTAATGTGTATCAAATTTACATTATCTAAGATTTAAACCTACCTTAAAGTGTcctatttgtttattactgttagagttataaaataatgaatttatgtaCATGcgctaaaatgatatatttatactaTCAAGTCTCaagatatttgattttttttaatacaattttttctgcaatagTTGATTTTCAGTGagtatttttaatggtttttaggtatttaaaggacaatattttaaagaaaattttgagaataagaaaaatttatgtttttaaaacctATGATTGCTACAATAtcgatttttgattttgttttgtaaaaatcgCTActgtattattatgtatttcattattttatattttgagttgTACATTATTAatcaaagttaagaaaaaaaagttttccacaGAAATggagaaactatttttttatagaaattacttgaaagaaatggaataaatatttttgtttgaataatcaaggccttatttgtaaaaaaagtatattaaatctttatttaataaatttcatctgTCACGCGTTAATAATCattgaaagataattaattctttggaatattgtgcattttttacatttaatttaagctttaaaatatggcaggatttttcttaattgtttatgCTTCCATGAGCACCTTTATATCTtagaaaaattccttatttatgTTCATGTCAAAAAgcgaatattgaaattttacaaaaatgttattgGCTTTCAAAATTGTGTGTAAAACATTTgtgttatacataaaaatatcgtACTTTTATTTGTATGTATATAAGGTTTGACAATCCTGATttctatgcataaaaattttttatttttttataaaataaagattttcctACAATAGTATTTGTCTTCGTTTAACAATCCaaacattatattcatatatgggtcattctcacgaaaactgtcatttttcagttcataaaatcccaaataagtaaagtgaaaaaaaagctctgaaactttttagattaattgaaatatgcaatggcattataaagaaagtatatatcctataaattgtacttaatatttaaattaattaattttttaaataattaatttataattaattaatttataataattaataaNNNNNNNNNNNNNNNNNNNNNNNNNNNNNNNNNNNNNNNNNNNNNNNNNNNNNNNNNNNNNNNNNNNNNNNNNNNNNNNNNNNNNNNNNNNNNNNNNNNNNNNNNNNNNNNNNNNNNNNNNNNNNNNNNNNNNNNNNNNNNNNNNNNNNNNNNNNNNNNNNNNNNNNNNNNNNNNNNNNNNNNNNNNNNNNNNNNNNNNNNNNNNNNNNNNNNNNNNNNNNNNNNNNNNNNNNNNNNNNNNNNNNNNNNNNNNNNNNNNNNNNNNNNNNNNNNNNNNNNNNNNNNNNNNNNNNNNNNNNNNNNNNNNNNNNNNNNNNNNNNNNNNNNNNNNNNNNNNNNNNNNNNNNNNNNNNNNNNNNNNNNNNNNNNNNNNNNNNNNNNNNNNNNNNNNNNNNNNNNNNNNNNNNNNNNNNNNNNNNNNNNNNNNNNNNNNNNNNNNNNNNNNNNNNNNNNNNNNNNNNNNNNNNNNNNNNNNNNNNNNNNNNNNNNNNNNNNNNNNNNNNNNNNNNNNNNNNNNNNNNNNNNNNNNNNNNNNNNNNNNNNNNNNNNNNNNNNNNNNNNNNNNNNNNNNNNNNNNNNNNNNNNNNNNNNNNNNNNNNNNNNNNNNNNNNNNNNNNNNNNNNNNNNNNNNNNNNNNNNNNNNNNNNNNNNNNNNNNNNNNNNNNNNNNNNNNNNNNNNNNNNNNNNNNNNNNNNNNNNNNNNNNNNNNNNNNNNNNNNNNNNNNNNNNNNNNNNNNNNNNNNNNNNNNNNNNNNNNNNNNNNNNNNNNNNNNNNNNNNNNNNNNNNNNNNNNNNNNNNNNNNNNNNNNNNNNNNNNNNNNNNNNNNNNNNNNNNNNNNNNNNNNNNNNNNNNNNNNNNNNNNNNNNNNNNNNNNNNNNNNNNNNNNNNNNNNNNNNNNNNNNNNNNNNNNNNNNNNNNNNNNNNNNNNNNNNNNNNNNNNNNNNNNNNNNNNNNNNNNNNNNNNNNNNNNNNNNNNNNNNNNNNNNNNNNNNNNNNNNNNNNNNNNNNNNNNNNNNNNNNNNNNNNNNNNNNNNNNNNNNNNNNNNNNNNNNNNNNNNNNNNNNNNNNNNNNNNNNNNNNNNNNNNNNNNNNNNNNNNNNNNNNNNNNNNNNNNNNNNNNNNNNNGAATGTTTGTGGCTGTCTTcagtgttatatatatatatatatatatatatatatattcattatatacGTATGTACTTAACTTGGttatcgaaaatttttaagtttaatttaaaatatagcttaaataaatgtatagtgTTTGAAATaggtattgtttttatattgaatataaGTAATCGATCATTATAGGAACTTTTTAAGTTTCTataatcacttttatttctacatgattaataagtaaaaacttttttttttactttttctaaatgagTCTAAATGAGTGGCATGTTAGAGCAGTTATAACAGCAAACGAAAGTTCAATTTGATAGCTTTGAATATATTATTGgagaattttgtttgaaatgccgcttaatacatttgaaaaatatttgtgtcgGAATAATGATTAACTTTTAAGCTTTGAGTCGTATCCCCGGTTCTAGGAGACTGAATGGAGTCACGTGTGGTGGCTTCCAGTTCTAGGAGGTCGCATCCATTGACTTCGTAATCAGACACGGTCATCTCGCCTTCAACCATATTATCAGTACTTTGAACATTAATAGGAcacaaattttctgaaatattagtAAAGTGTGCAATTGAACCacatttccattaaaatataactacaaTAACGTGTAATcaagtttataataaaagtgtataaaaatgtGGCTAAACTAAGTCCATATTAGGTTTAAAGCGAATTTATGGTCatatagtttaatatataattatatggtTCAATACggtccaaaattttaaacattctgcAATTATGATGtctaaaagtttataaaaaatattatgctagATTAGGGTTGTCGTAAGAACCGAAAGTTTGAGTTACTTTGACAACACTCGCTAAAAGGccatttgatacaaaattaatattttgaatgtttctgctgaaaaaaaataataagtagacCCCGTCCCCGAgcatcaaaaattgaaaaaattgcgcacttttttaaaaaaatgaacgcggaaaacgtgaaaaaaatgaaatgtagaaacaaaaatttgggCTCATTTTGCAGATAATGCTTTTAGCTAAAACTTTAATTGCTGAAACGTAATCCAAGAATCAAAGGATTACATGTGTATTTCAAAACCTAATccgaaagcaaaaattaatgataaaagaaaagtgGAAAATTGCTTACATTTGGTAACTATCCTGAAATGGTTTATGCAAGTaggcataaatattaattttattaaaacgtgATTGGCATgaagtatcaaaattaaaaaaagaaacacttatttatataaaaaaagaccTTGTTTCagataattattcattaatacaATACATGGAGACCTAAATGATATCAGAAAAGCCAATTCAGtaatcaaaatgaatttaatacttattaaaattttttaaaaaatgtagagtTGAAGAGGTAATGACAGAGTAACCATTATTCTagcttttaaactttattcttcATGTgacaatagttttgaaagcaCTTTAAATTCTGCTTCAAGatttatcccccccccccacaaaAAAAACCTTTAGCAATTAATAACCACAAGAACCACAAGTGATTTTACCATTTATCTGTCGTACTCACATTGTGCATTGGTGAGATAAGCGTCTTTATAGAATATGTAGTagcacatttttgttttttgttaattagttattttattcatttaacaatttggtttaaaaatatagcactTAAAcgatttcaaaagcaaatatatattttaatggataCTAATGTCTTGCTTTTACAAGAATTAtgttaacaatgaaataaaaaaaaagttaacaattttaatttaaagaaaaaaaaacatgttccaataaagaaaaatttgcctttaaaCGATTAACAACTACGATATTGctgcttt
This region of Parasteatoda tepidariorum isolate YZ-2023 chromosome X1, CAS_Ptep_4.0, whole genome shotgun sequence genomic DNA includes:
- the LOC139427083 gene encoding uncharacterized protein translates to MPFSCSAFNCCGNYDKGPKVSVFKTRLIHKFPLNIPKLKPDAVPPSILGVLQYLRLSSSNARMSPESKKMRMEIASINKAVADSSKTKYFYDEARHFLNLKELSMYLRK